The Oceanibaculum nanhaiense nucleotide sequence ACGCGCGGGCAGGCGGAATTCGAAGCAGCAGCCCTGCGGCGTGTTCTCCGTCAGGACGATATCCCCGCCATGGGCCCCTACGCATTGCCAAGCCCCAGTTCCACGCCGACGGTGTTCGATCCGGGCTTCCTGGCGACAGTTGGTGGCAGCGGTGGCACCACGGCGGACGCGCACGAGAACATGATGCCGACCATGGCGCTGAACTACATCCAGGCACAGAATGGCTATTTCCCTGATCGCTACGACGGTGATGTTGTCTGTAAGGTTTTTGGCGAACTGGATGATGCCTATGTCGGAGAAATCCGCCTTGCCTGCCTGCCCTTCACGCCGGATGGCTGGCTGCCCTGCGATGGCCGGCTGCTGCCAATGCCCAGCCAAAGCGATCAAAGGATGGCGATGCTTTTCACGATACTGGGCTGGAATTTCGGCGGCAGCGTCAATGACAAGACATTCGGCACCCCCAATCTGGGTTCCACGGCGGTGATGGGCATTGGCCAGGGGGCTGGCCTCAGCAACCGGACGCTGGGCCAGACGGCAGGCGACGCGAGCGTTACACTGCAGATCAACGAGCTGCCGCCGCATTCGCACAGCTTTACCGGCTATGTTCCGCCGGATTCCGGCGACCTGTTGCCGGGACCGCGGCAGGGCGTGGCCCTGGCCTACAGCCCCGGACAACGGCTTTTTTCCAATGCCGATCCGGATGGCAGCATGGCCCCGCAATCCATCGGCGAAACCGGCGGCGGGGAGGCTCATGAGAACCGGCAGCCCGGCCTGACGCTCGCCTATTTCATCTGCTACAAGGGCGTGTATCCGATGCGCAGCGGCCAGGAGCATGAAAGCGAGGCCGCCGCGATCGAGGCCGCGCTGGCGGCAGCGGGAATTGCGGTCTGATTACGGGCTGTCAGCACAGGTTTACCAAGGGCGGGCTACCCCACACCGTGGTCCTTGGGGCAGCGCCCTGATCCAGTTCGTTCGCAGTTACAGTCTGAATGGGAGGGAAAGTGGTGCACCCGACAGGATTCGAACCTGTGACCCCTGCCTTCGGAGGGCAGTACTCTATCCAGCTGAGCTACGGGTGCATCCGGTGCCAACCTTGCAAAGCAGAGGCGGCCATCATTTTGCGAGGCGCACCATAGGCGAAACCGCGTGGCGATGCAAATAGGGAAGAAGGGGGCGGCTCACGAAGCCGGTGCCGCGCTCCGCTGCGCCCCGCACAGGCTGTCGGGCCAGCCGTCCGGTGCTTCGCTGCCCGATGGCAGGGGCGCC carries:
- a CDS encoding tail fiber protein, translated to TRGQAEFEAAALRRVLRQDDIPAMGPYALPSPSSTPTVFDPGFLATVGGSGGTTADAHENMMPTMALNYIQAQNGYFPDRYDGDVVCKVFGELDDAYVGEIRLACLPFTPDGWLPCDGRLLPMPSQSDQRMAMLFTILGWNFGGSVNDKTFGTPNLGSTAVMGIGQGAGLSNRTLGQTAGDASVTLQINELPPHSHSFTGYVPPDSGDLLPGPRQGVALAYSPGQRLFSNADPDGSMAPQSIGETGGGEAHENRQPGLTLAYFICYKGVYPMRSGQEHESEAAAIEAALAAAGIAV